A window of the Catenulispora sp. MAP5-51 genome harbors these coding sequences:
- a CDS encoding N-acetyltransferase family protein, with the protein MTESIVIAPMTAAHADDVLRIYQHGIDEGNATFETAAPSWEVFDAGKLTEHRFVALDTEAGDAAKPVILGYVVVSGISKRPCYAGVVELSVYVDPAARGRGIGNRLVSALIASTEEAGVWTINAGIFPENTASLALHERHGFRVLGRQERIGKTVAGVWRDVLLLERRSPVVQ; encoded by the coding sequence ATGACCGAGTCCATCGTGATCGCCCCGATGACGGCGGCCCACGCCGACGACGTCCTGCGCATCTACCAGCACGGCATCGACGAGGGGAACGCCACCTTCGAGACCGCGGCGCCGAGCTGGGAGGTGTTCGACGCCGGGAAACTGACCGAGCACCGGTTCGTCGCCCTGGACACCGAGGCCGGAGACGCCGCGAAGCCGGTGATCCTCGGCTACGTCGTCGTCTCCGGAATCTCGAAACGCCCCTGCTACGCCGGCGTCGTCGAACTCTCCGTCTACGTGGACCCGGCCGCCCGCGGTCGAGGCATCGGCAACCGTCTGGTCAGCGCGCTCATCGCCTCGACCGAGGAGGCGGGGGTCTGGACCATCAACGCCGGGATCTTCCCCGAGAACACCGCGAGCCTGGCGTTGCACGAACGCCACGGCTTCCGCGTGCTGGGACGCCAGGAACGCATCGGTAAGACGGTCGCCGGCGTGTGG
- a CDS encoding exonuclease domain-containing protein: METYGRYLNVVDVEATCWSGEQPPDQVSEIIEIGLTVVDLHERVRVGKHQIVVRPQRSTVSGFCTELTGWTQEQVDTGVTFEQACDQLRREHYADSRTWASWGDYDRKQFQRQCGAADVRYPFSSAHTNTKQRFALANGWPKGVGMHHALEVANLPLEGRHHCGADDAWNIAALILQLIARGAWTDTDGETEKP, encoded by the coding sequence GTGGAAACGTATGGACGCTATCTGAACGTGGTCGACGTCGAGGCCACCTGTTGGTCCGGCGAACAGCCGCCGGACCAGGTGTCCGAGATCATCGAAATCGGGCTGACGGTCGTGGACCTGCACGAGCGTGTGCGGGTCGGGAAACACCAGATCGTCGTACGGCCGCAGCGCTCGACCGTGAGCGGGTTCTGCACCGAGCTCACGGGATGGACGCAGGAACAGGTCGACACCGGTGTGACCTTCGAGCAGGCCTGCGACCAACTGCGGCGCGAGCACTACGCCGACTCACGCACATGGGCAAGCTGGGGCGACTACGACCGCAAGCAGTTCCAACGGCAGTGCGGCGCCGCCGACGTGCGGTATCCCTTCTCCTCGGCGCACACCAACACCAAGCAGCGGTTCGCCCTGGCCAACGGCTGGCCGAAGGGAGTCGGGATGCACCACGCACTGGAGGTGGCGAACCTGCCGTTGGAGGGCCGACACCACTGCGGCGCCGACGACGCCTGGAACATCGCAGCCCTGATATTGCAGCTGATCGCGCGCGGCGCCTGGACGGACACGGATGGGGAGACGGAGAAACCATGA
- a CDS encoding phosphotransferase enzyme family protein: protein MSDEQILGGGLANHGQVVKRGDTVERPAPPHAAALHTYLRALQEAGFDGVPEPKELSGEREVLSFVRGDVAIPPYPEWSRGEDVLTSVGQLLRRMHDATADVPIPDAKWPTEFADPGAGEAERLVLCHNDACLENIVFRDGRAVALIDFDFAAPGRPLWDLAMCAWYWVPMVPQAIAAVEGLDGMDSAARLRILVDAYGLDDADRRALLELFAPAVTVMQTFMKARVAAGDPVFTEVDAERDPMRYAKILAWLEDQHETFLAALTADR from the coding sequence ATGAGCGACGAGCAGATCCTGGGCGGCGGACTGGCGAACCACGGCCAGGTCGTCAAACGTGGCGACACCGTCGAGCGTCCCGCTCCCCCGCACGCCGCCGCGCTGCACACCTACCTGCGTGCGCTGCAAGAGGCCGGGTTCGACGGCGTCCCGGAGCCGAAGGAGCTCAGCGGGGAGCGCGAGGTACTGAGCTTCGTGCGCGGCGACGTCGCGATTCCGCCGTACCCCGAGTGGTCACGCGGTGAGGACGTGCTCACATCGGTAGGACAACTGCTGCGGCGGATGCACGACGCGACCGCCGACGTACCGATCCCCGACGCGAAGTGGCCGACCGAGTTCGCCGACCCCGGAGCCGGCGAGGCCGAGCGGCTCGTGCTCTGCCACAACGACGCCTGCCTGGAGAACATCGTCTTCCGCGACGGTCGGGCGGTGGCCTTGATCGACTTCGACTTCGCCGCACCGGGACGGCCGCTGTGGGATCTGGCGATGTGCGCGTGGTACTGGGTACCGATGGTTCCGCAGGCCATCGCGGCGGTCGAAGGTCTCGACGGCATGGACAGCGCGGCCCGGTTGCGGATCCTGGTCGACGCCTACGGGCTCGACGACGCGGACCGCCGAGCGCTGCTGGAGCTCTTCGCACCGGCTGTCACCGTGATGCAGACGTTCATGAAGGCGCGCGTGGCCGCCGGCGACCCGGTGTTCACCGAAGTCGACGCCGAGCGCGATCCGATGCGGTACGCGAAGATCCTGGCCTGGCTCGAGGACCAGCACGAGACATTCCTCGCCGCGCTCACCGCCGACCGCTAG